The following proteins are encoded in a genomic region of Amycolatopsis sulphurea:
- a CDS encoding twin-arginine translocation signal domain-containing protein: MSGVSRRSFLGGAAAAGVAAASTVFAGPAEAAAGRG, encoded by the coding sequence ATGAGCGGAGTCAGCAGGCGGAGCTTCCTCGGCGGGGCCGCGGCGGCCGGGGTCGCCGCGGCGAGCACGGTATTCGCCGGGCCGGCCGAGGCGGCGGCCGGACGCGGCTGA
- a CDS encoding beta-N-acetylhexosaminidase family protein, whose product MTPPGRVRLALTAVAGALAAMLALSRPAVAAPGDVPVVSPTPQQISRQPGEVPIPATAVLVVDQTTDAAAKDLLAAQLKQHGVRRISVIDPSAAQQQPGVLLVRLGGPSFSGEVPSQAEGYALTVSRLSGILIGGRDGSGQYYGVQTLRQLFVRSGGGWAVRGVQVRDWPNMALRGSIEGFYGPPWPTEARLHQIEFLGETKANTYIYSPKDDAYLRARWRDPYPQKELTTLRQLVSSATAHHVKFTYALSPGVSICFSSAADVAAVKAKFQSVYDLGVRSFSMPFDDISYTRWNCDGDRTAYGAPGQAAAGKAQVTLLNRITSDFVKTHDGVRPLQTVPTEYGDLKASPYKTELREHLDPSVVIQWTGTAVVPPSVTNDQARQVSTLYGRKVFLWDNYPVNDYGEAAGRIMLAPYDHRDAGLSQYLDGIVSNPMNQEAASQIAEFGVADFSWNDAAYSAEQSWPRALARIAGGDPNATAAVTVFADLEHYGPSSAPQPWQPQAPVLAAKTADFWQRWNAGDHNALAELRPYAEKIRDAPQTIRAGPVDRAFVADTGPWLDASALWGKAMVTRLDALAAAAGGDAEKARQLTATGDTQVGQAQAVKTGNTNAWGVRPALVGDGVLDTFLVKVRDAAAGTAKSEA is encoded by the coding sequence ATGACTCCGCCCGGAAGAGTCCGGCTGGCCCTGACGGCCGTGGCCGGTGCGCTGGCCGCGATGCTCGCGCTCAGCCGGCCCGCCGTCGCCGCCCCGGGCGATGTACCGGTAGTTTCCCCTACACCGCAACAGATCAGCCGTCAGCCGGGGGAGGTGCCGATCCCGGCCACCGCGGTGCTGGTCGTGGACCAGACCACCGACGCCGCCGCGAAGGACCTGCTCGCCGCCCAGCTCAAGCAGCACGGCGTGCGGCGGATCAGCGTCATCGATCCGTCGGCGGCCCAGCAGCAGCCTGGGGTGCTCCTGGTCCGCCTCGGCGGCCCGTCGTTCAGCGGCGAAGTGCCTTCGCAGGCCGAGGGGTACGCGCTCACCGTTTCCCGGCTCTCCGGCATTCTGATCGGCGGCCGGGACGGCTCCGGCCAGTACTACGGCGTACAGACGCTTCGGCAGCTGTTCGTGCGGTCGGGCGGCGGCTGGGCGGTGCGCGGTGTCCAGGTACGCGACTGGCCGAACATGGCGCTGCGCGGGTCGATCGAAGGCTTCTACGGTCCGCCGTGGCCCACCGAGGCACGGTTGCACCAGATCGAATTCCTCGGCGAGACCAAGGCGAACACCTACATCTACAGCCCGAAGGACGATGCCTACCTGCGCGCCAGGTGGCGTGACCCGTACCCGCAGAAGGAACTCACGACGCTGCGGCAGCTGGTCTCCTCGGCCACCGCGCACCACGTCAAGTTCACGTACGCGTTGTCGCCGGGTGTCTCGATCTGCTTCTCGTCCGCGGCGGATGTGGCCGCGGTGAAGGCGAAGTTCCAGTCGGTCTACGACCTGGGCGTGCGGTCGTTCTCCATGCCGTTCGACGACATCTCGTACACGAGGTGGAACTGCGACGGCGATCGAACCGCCTACGGCGCCCCTGGCCAGGCCGCCGCGGGCAAGGCGCAGGTGACCCTGCTCAACCGGATCACCAGCGATTTCGTGAAGACCCACGACGGCGTCCGCCCGCTGCAGACGGTGCCGACCGAGTACGGCGATCTGAAGGCCTCGCCGTACAAGACCGAGCTGCGCGAGCACCTCGACCCGTCCGTGGTGATCCAGTGGACCGGGACCGCGGTGGTCCCGCCCAGCGTGACGAACGACCAGGCACGTCAGGTGTCCACATTGTACGGACGCAAGGTGTTCCTGTGGGACAACTACCCGGTGAACGACTACGGCGAGGCCGCCGGGCGAATCATGCTGGCGCCCTACGATCATCGCGACGCCGGGCTCTCGCAGTACTTGGACGGCATCGTCTCGAACCCGATGAATCAGGAGGCAGCCAGCCAGATCGCCGAGTTCGGGGTCGCCGACTTCTCGTGGAATGACGCCGCGTACTCCGCCGAACAGTCCTGGCCGCGGGCCCTCGCCCGGATCGCCGGCGGCGATCCGAACGCCACCGCGGCGGTCACCGTATTCGCCGATCTCGAACACTACGGCCCGTCGTCCGCGCCGCAGCCGTGGCAGCCGCAGGCGCCCGTGCTGGCCGCCAAGACCGCCGACTTCTGGCAACGCTGGAACGCGGGCGACCACAACGCACTCGCCGAACTGCGTCCCTACGCGGAGAAGATCCGCGATGCCCCGCAAACGATCCGTGCCGGACCGGTGGATCGCGCGTTCGTCGCGGACACCGGGCCGTGGCTGGACGCCAGTGCGTTGTGGGGCAAGGCGATGGTGACCCGGCTCGACGCGCTCGCCGCAGCTGCCGGGGGCGACGCCGAGAAGGCCCGGCAACTGACCGCGACCGGCGACACGCAGGTCGGTCAGGCGCAAGCGGTGAAGACGGGCAACACCAATGCCTGGGGCGTGCGCCCGGCGCTGGTCGGCGACGGCGTCCTGGACACATTCCTCGTCAAGGTGAGGGATGCCGCGGCCGGGACGGCGAAGAGTGAGGCGTAG